A single Lactuca sativa cultivar Salinas chromosome 8, Lsat_Salinas_v11, whole genome shotgun sequence DNA region contains:
- the LOC111906931 gene encoding uncharacterized protein LOC111906931, whose translation MEKLGEGSCGDKHGGKDDSKTSKKRSVYNLRSKDPKPEGSMGPPTYNLRNKVQKTEGKKASKVTQNKKTPKKNGSKDSSPVIQRRVVSETELKRTYPKIPPFPITDIGSKKPLTTSMADHDKNQPSSSQLEPFFHDPVYHIRWEGYELGSGHCGQICVLCNKDLSSALESDSDDDEESEYNEDSLYGDDDDDGGVDLGYFDERAPPLLPIVDILGCGHAFHTECLKNGAHDEESGDPICVLCSRIA comes from the exons ATGGAGAAACTGGGAGAAGGGTCTTGTGGAGATAAGCATGGTGGGAAGGATGACTCAAAGACAAGTAAAAAGAGATCTGTTTACAATTTGAGGAGTAAAGATCCAAAACCTGAAGGTTCAATGGGTCCTCCAACTTATAATCTGAGGAATAAAGTTCAAAAAACCGAAGGAAAAAAGGCTTCAAAGGTTACCCAAAATAAGAAAACCCCAAAAAAGAATGGTTCTAAAGATTCTTCACCTGTTATACAGAGGAGGGTAGTTTCAGAAACTGAACTCAAAAGAACTTATCCAAAAATTCCTCCATTCCCAATTACAGATATTGGAAGTAAAAAACCTTTAACTACATCCATGGCTGACCATGACAAGAATCAACCTTCTTCTAGTCAATTGGAACCATTCTTCCATGATCCAGTTTATCATATCAGATGGGAAG GTTATGAACTGGGAAGTGGGCATTGTGGACAGATCTGTGTATTATGCAACAAGGATCTTTCTTCTGCATTAGAATCTGAttctgatgatgatgaagaatctGAATATAATGAAGATTCCTTATAtggtgatgacgatgatgatggtggtgttgATTTAGGTTATTTTGATGAACGTGCACCTCCTCTTCTTCCTATTGTTGATATTTTGGGATGTGGGCATGCTTTCCATACTGAATGCTTGAAGAATGGAGCACATGATGAAGAATCGGGTGATCCCATTTGTGTTTTGTGTTCAAGGATAGCTTGA